In the genome of Echinimonas agarilytica, one region contains:
- a CDS encoding ecdysteroid 22-kinase family protein has protein sequence MQSLWAGQGQLMRLKLEGLDGTTTQSVVVKHIVYASSDSHPRGWNSQGSAQRKRHSYAVELHWYRDYVASLNASVKMPELRYFEESAQSIVLVLEDLAVDFPVRFTLGKDDRPSPVQIESCIGWLAKLHARTLECRAEGLWPIGGYWHLDTRPDEWLAMPESTLKNSAKQLDQTLRNCGYQCLMHGDAKLANFCFDDKGQSVAAVDFQYVGRGVGVQDLMLLLSSVLPDAQLLAQGSKWVDVYFEQLTAALLQWQPNIKPDEVIKQWRALYPITWADFHRFLAGWSPDHWKIGKYCIQQTEQALRMCHSDQHVS, from the coding sequence ATGCAGTCGCTTTGGGCTGGGCAAGGGCAATTAATGCGTTTAAAGCTTGAGGGTTTGGATGGCACGACCACGCAGTCAGTCGTGGTAAAACATATTGTATACGCGTCATCTGACTCTCACCCTAGGGGCTGGAATAGCCAAGGTTCAGCGCAACGTAAACGCCACTCATACGCTGTTGAATTGCATTGGTATCGAGATTATGTTGCGTCTTTGAACGCTTCAGTCAAAATGCCAGAATTACGGTATTTTGAAGAATCAGCGCAGAGCATTGTGTTGGTACTGGAAGATTTGGCCGTTGACTTTCCGGTTCGATTTACACTGGGTAAGGATGACCGCCCAAGCCCAGTTCAAATTGAGTCCTGCATTGGTTGGCTCGCTAAGCTTCACGCACGAACGCTTGAGTGCCGAGCCGAAGGTTTATGGCCTATCGGTGGATATTGGCACTTGGACACGCGCCCTGATGAGTGGTTGGCGATGCCCGAATCAACATTAAAAAATTCGGCAAAACAGTTGGATCAAACGTTACGAAACTGCGGTTATCAATGTCTGATGCATGGCGATGCCAAGCTCGCTAATTTTTGTTTTGATGACAAAGGACAAAGCGTTGCTGCGGTGGACTTTCAATATGTTGGACGAGGCGTTGGTGTTCAAGATCTGATGTTGTTATTGAGTAGCGTTTTGCCAGACGCACAACTGTTGGCTCAGGGCTCAAAGTGGGTCGATGTGTATTTTGAGCAACTTACAGCAGCGCTCCTGCAATGGCAGCCAAACATTAAACCGGACGAAGTGATTAAACAATGGCGAGCGTTGTACCCTATTACGTGGGCTGATTTTCATCGATTTTTAGCCGGGTGGAGCCCTGACCATTGGAAGATTGGAAAATATTGTATTCAACAGACTGAGCAGGCGTTGCGAATGTGTCATTCAGATCAACATGTCAGTTGA
- a CDS encoding sulfatase, with the protein MVTRRNFLLGGAGLATAGALSQLDWFKALKQEYPNVLMLIVDDLNDWVGAMNGHPNAKTPNIDRLAKQGTLFTNAHASAPICGPSRASMMTGLAPSTTGIYGHIKDDDIRAANDKAAHSIFLTEYFRKHGYYTAAVGKVFHYRVPSGSVDDYGGRVKGFGPYPEQNYVWDDPRTNTDWGPFPERDDQMPDYDSAHWIANKLNEQHDKPFFMACGFLRPHAPWHVPKKWFDMHPAKDLFVPPFLRDDLQDVPEIAKSVTDHPMMPTTEWAIENGQYRNIVQGYLASVSFVDSCIGIVLDALENSEYAENTAVVLWGDHGYHIGEKDKFAKMTLWERATRTPLIIKPPQSKGQQISHKPVSLLDLYPTLVNICGLPKNESNEGRDLSPLLADPNHPWQHAVVTTYGENNHAVKTERYRYIRYEDGSEELYDHNIDRDEWRNVAREPGYQNIKTALAKHLPTENAAWSPKSFYDGNEYFLNKTIEAGASGRM; encoded by the coding sequence ATGGTTACTAGACGCAATTTTTTATTAGGCGGTGCAGGATTGGCGACTGCAGGTGCATTGTCTCAATTGGATTGGTTTAAAGCTTTAAAGCAAGAATATCCGAATGTATTAATGTTAATCGTGGATGATCTAAATGATTGGGTCGGTGCCATGAACGGCCACCCAAACGCAAAAACACCGAATATCGATAGGCTCGCCAAACAGGGGACGTTATTTACTAACGCTCACGCCTCTGCTCCGATTTGCGGCCCTTCTCGTGCGAGCATGATGACAGGGTTGGCTCCCTCAACCACCGGAATTTACGGACACATTAAAGACGATGATATCCGCGCAGCCAACGACAAAGCAGCCCATTCAATTTTTCTAACTGAGTATTTTAGGAAACATGGCTACTACACCGCTGCTGTGGGTAAAGTCTTTCACTATCGTGTGCCTAGCGGAAGTGTCGACGACTATGGTGGACGCGTGAAAGGTTTTGGGCCGTACCCTGAACAAAATTATGTATGGGATGATCCAAGAACTAATACTGACTGGGGGCCCTTTCCTGAACGTGATGATCAGATGCCCGATTATGACTCGGCTCACTGGATCGCCAACAAGCTTAACGAACAACACGATAAACCATTTTTTATGGCATGCGGATTTTTGCGCCCTCATGCACCGTGGCACGTACCAAAAAAGTGGTTTGATATGCACCCCGCAAAAGACTTGTTTGTACCGCCTTTTCTTCGTGATGATTTACAAGATGTGCCTGAAATTGCTAAATCGGTGACGGATCACCCCATGATGCCCACCACTGAGTGGGCGATTGAGAACGGTCAATACCGCAACATTGTTCAGGGGTATCTGGCCAGTGTTTCATTTGTTGATTCATGTATCGGTATCGTGCTTGATGCATTAGAAAATAGTGAATACGCAGAAAATACAGCCGTCGTGCTTTGGGGGGATCATGGGTATCACATTGGTGAAAAGGACAAATTTGCCAAAATGACATTGTGGGAGCGTGCAACACGTACGCCGCTAATTATTAAGCCTCCCCAATCCAAAGGGCAGCAAATCAGTCACAAACCTGTGAGCTTGTTAGATCTCTATCCAACGTTGGTCAATATTTGCGGATTGCCTAAAAACGAAAGCAATGAGGGGCGGGATCTATCGCCCTTACTTGCTGATCCAAACCACCCTTGGCAACACGCCGTAGTGACGACGTATGGCGAAAACAATCATGCGGTGAAAACCGAACGTTATCGCTATATTCGGTATGAGGATGGCAGTGAGGAACTGTATGACCACAATATTGATCGCGATGAGTGGCGCAATGTTGCGCGCGAGCCCGGTTATCAAAATATTAAGACCGCTTTGGCCAAGCATTTACCTACTGAGAATGCCGCGTGGTCTCCCAAGTCATTTTATGACGGCAACGAATACTTTTTAAACAAAACAATCGAAGCGGGCGCATCGGGTCGAATGTAA
- a CDS encoding sulfatase family protein, with protein sequence MLRKSSRYANYFGHFAVDRTVTWLVAGLALCACAVQAEDESSVQQNPPNIVLILSDDHAWNDYGFMGHDVVSTPSLDQLASEGVTFKRGYVPTSLCRPSLATIATGLYAHQHGITGNDPSRKLPGGKKGAEYQKQRAEIIAKIDEVKTLPQLLKKQGYQTLQTGKWWEGSFSRGGFDEGMTQGFPSPTGRHGDKGLEIGRKGINEITDFIDRTVAENKPFFVWYAPFMPHTPHNPPERLLNKYRDASRPESIAKYYAMIEWFDETNGQIFDYLEKNGLKDNTLIVYVSDNGWVTNPSLAERFLPRSKQSPNESGVRTPIMYSLPSKFEPQMRTELTSSIDIVPTILAAAGAPVPTDLPGENLYQNLEEKSPIERNVIFGEGFAHDMDDLNDPESTLLYRWVIENDWKLIVSYDGKNVSYQKYHKDFLVAPRLFNLDNDEHEQHNLAADHPDIVKRLSDKLMDWYPVKSRKILQN encoded by the coding sequence ATGTTGAGGAAGAGTTCGAGGTATGCGAATTACTTTGGTCATTTTGCAGTTGATCGAACAGTGACCTGGTTGGTTGCTGGGTTAGCCTTGTGTGCATGTGCAGTACAAGCTGAAGATGAGTCGTCAGTACAGCAAAACCCGCCAAATATCGTGCTCATTTTGTCTGATGATCATGCTTGGAACGATTACGGATTTATGGGGCATGATGTGGTCAGTACGCCGTCGCTTGACCAACTTGCCAGTGAAGGTGTGACTTTCAAACGAGGCTACGTGCCAACGTCGCTGTGTAGGCCTTCGTTAGCGACCATTGCAACCGGTCTATATGCGCATCAACATGGCATTACGGGCAATGATCCTTCTCGCAAACTTCCTGGCGGCAAAAAGGGGGCTGAGTACCAAAAGCAACGCGCTGAAATCATCGCTAAAATTGATGAAGTAAAAACCTTACCTCAGCTACTCAAAAAGCAGGGCTACCAGACCTTACAAACGGGTAAATGGTGGGAAGGAAGTTTTTCTCGCGGCGGCTTTGATGAAGGCATGACACAAGGTTTTCCATCTCCCACAGGCCGCCACGGCGACAAAGGGTTAGAAATTGGCCGCAAAGGTATTAATGAAATCACCGATTTTATCGATCGTACTGTAGCTGAGAATAAACCATTCTTTGTTTGGTATGCGCCTTTCATGCCACATACCCCTCACAATCCACCTGAGCGTTTGCTGAATAAATACCGTGACGCGTCGCGTCCAGAATCGATAGCAAAATACTATGCCATGATCGAATGGTTTGATGAAACCAACGGCCAGATATTTGATTATCTGGAGAAAAACGGATTAAAGGATAATACGTTGATTGTATATGTGTCGGACAACGGCTGGGTCACCAATCCAAGCCTAGCAGAACGCTTTTTACCTAGATCCAAACAAAGTCCAAATGAAAGTGGTGTTCGTACACCGATTATGTACTCTTTGCCAAGCAAGTTCGAGCCTCAAATGCGCACGGAACTTACCAGTAGTATTGATATCGTACCGACTATTTTAGCTGCGGCAGGTGCTCCGGTTCCAACGGATCTGCCTGGTGAAAACCTCTATCAAAATTTAGAAGAGAAAAGCCCTATTGAGCGTAACGTTATCTTTGGTGAAGGCTTTGCCCATGACATGGACGACTTGAATGACCCTGAGTCAACTTTATTGTATCGATGGGTAATTGAGAATGATTGGAAACTCATTGTCAGCTACGACGGCAAGAATGTGAGTTACCAAAAGTATCACAAGGATTTTTTGGTAGCGCCGCGTTTGTTTAACTTGGACAACGATGAACACGAACAACACAATCTCGCGGCCGATCATCCAGACATCGTTAAACGTCTGTCTGATAAGCTTATGGATTGGTACCCCGTTAAATCTCGCAAAATTTTACAGAACTAA
- a CDS encoding DUF4861 family protein, with amino-acid sequence MSFTISNLSISIAAKTCLSASCLSLALIACSASDSANEQASQHANTPSETKVVMAYGRHVPERKDDFTWENDKVAFRVYGPAAKPTGISSGVDAWLKKVNYSIIDKWYAGYLKGISYHEDRGEGYDPYHTGPSRGVGGSAVWIDGKPYAASNWLDYTIHENKGDMVSFTLTYTVQTPLGQVDEDKTITLKLGEQMYHVSSTYKLDGQPARLPIAIGLATHDEKATVSSVQETGLISAWEMIDEQGLGSAVAMDPVLVERIEHLPKPEVDASHIWLFTHTDAQGHLEFRAGFGWQGAGEFDSEKAWLTYLDQQSTQWTWK; translated from the coding sequence ATGTCGTTCACAATTTCTAACCTCAGCATTTCAATTGCAGCAAAGACATGTCTGTCTGCAAGTTGTTTATCACTGGCTCTAATTGCATGTTCCGCATCCGATTCAGCCAACGAACAAGCTTCTCAACACGCTAACACACCGTCAGAAACAAAGGTGGTCATGGCGTACGGGCGTCACGTCCCAGAGCGAAAAGATGACTTTACATGGGAAAACGACAAAGTTGCATTTCGTGTTTATGGCCCAGCCGCAAAACCTACCGGGATCTCAAGTGGCGTAGATGCTTGGCTGAAGAAGGTCAACTACTCAATTATTGACAAATGGTATGCCGGATATTTAAAGGGGATTTCATATCATGAGGATCGTGGCGAGGGTTATGACCCTTACCATACAGGTCCAAGTCGAGGTGTCGGCGGTTCGGCCGTTTGGATTGACGGAAAACCTTATGCTGCAAGCAACTGGCTAGACTACACCATTCATGAAAACAAAGGTGATATGGTAAGTTTTACCCTAACGTACACCGTGCAAACGCCTTTAGGGCAAGTGGATGAAGACAAAACCATCACCTTGAAGCTGGGGGAGCAAATGTACCATGTCAGCTCAACATATAAATTGGATGGTCAACCCGCCCGCTTGCCTATTGCCATTGGGCTTGCCACACATGATGAAAAAGCCACAGTGTCCTCTGTTCAAGAAACCGGCCTAATTTCAGCGTGGGAAATGATTGATGAGCAAGGCTTGGGCTCGGCGGTCGCCATGGATCCTGTTTTAGTTGAGCGAATTGAGCATCTACCGAAGCCAGAGGTGGACGCGAGTCACATTTGGTTATTCACGCACACAGACGCGCAAGGGCATTTGGAATTTCGGGCAGGTTTTGGCTGGCAAGGAGCAGGCGAATTTGACTCAGAAAAGGCATGGCTCACTTATCTCGACCAGCAATCAACGCAATGGACGTGGAAGTAA
- a CDS encoding class I SAM-dependent methyltransferase codes for MTQNKPRTSAVNGRLCGGHAHDWASIQEGQCSPVYHAVLERVGLSTGDSYLDIGCGSGMAAQFADQRKAKVFGVDASSARLDIVKHRVPGGNFQI; via the coding sequence ATGACTCAAAACAAGCCTCGAACTAGCGCTGTTAATGGGCGTTTATGCGGGGGGCATGCTCATGACTGGGCCAGTATCCAAGAAGGTCAATGCAGCCCCGTATATCATGCCGTGCTAGAGCGCGTTGGGCTCAGCACAGGGGATTCATATTTGGACATTGGCTGTGGTTCTGGAATGGCTGCTCAATTTGCTGACCAAAGAAAAGCGAAAGTGTTCGGAGTCGATGCGTCCTCTGCACGGCTCGATATTGTTAAGCATCGAGTCCCCGGAGGGAATTTTCAGATTTAG
- a CDS encoding zinc ribbon domain-containing protein YjdM, with amino-acid sequence MSLPPCPNCQSEFVYQDQSQMVCPECAHEWNPDELAEDEKVVVKDANGTVLNEGDKVTLAKDLKVKGSSLVLKIGTKALVRRILEGKDHQLDCRVDGAGEMMVTAQFVKKQ; translated from the coding sequence ATGTCACTTCCTCCTTGCCCAAATTGCCAGTCTGAATTCGTATATCAAGATCAATCTCAAATGGTTTGCCCCGAATGCGCGCATGAATGGAATCCAGACGAACTGGCTGAAGATGAAAAGGTGGTTGTCAAAGATGCTAACGGCACGGTGTTGAACGAAGGTGACAAAGTGACGTTGGCGAAAGACTTGAAGGTAAAGGGCAGTTCGCTGGTTCTAAAAATTGGAACGAAGGCACTGGTAAGACGAATTCTTGAAGGCAAGGATCATCAGCTTGATTGCAGGGTTGATGGCGCTGGCGAGATGATGGTGACAGCGCAGTTTGTCAAAAAACAATAG